Proteins found in one Nitrospirota bacterium genomic segment:
- a CDS encoding DUF3147 domain-containing protein has translation MSELMKSGDPLPGLAQWAMYFVIGGALVSVSTYLGAQGKGFLAAFVSTFPAITGVTFVLIYLNGGTAHTLTYAKHLLWLAPAWIVYVGFIIFMLNRLGFWLTMACALTLYIGLVAAIRLAMR, from the coding sequence ATGAGCGAACTGATGAAATCCGGAGACCCCCTGCCGGGCCTCGCGCAATGGGCGATGTACTTCGTGATCGGCGGAGCCCTGGTGAGCGTCTCCACATACCTGGGAGCCCAGGGCAAGGGATTCCTCGCGGCCTTCGTGAGCACCTTCCCGGCCATCACCGGCGTCACGTTCGTGCTGATCTATCTGAACGGCGGCACCGCCCACACCCTCACCTACGCCAAGCACCTCCTCTGGCTGGCGCCAGCCTGGATCGTTTACGTCGGCTTCATCATCTTCATGTTGAACCGGCTGGGCTTTTGGTTAACCATGGCCTGCGCCCTGACCCTCTACATCGGGCTCGTGGCCGCTATCAGGTTGGCCATGCGCTAG